One stretch of Meriones unguiculatus strain TT.TT164.6M chromosome 7, Bangor_MerUng_6.1, whole genome shotgun sequence DNA includes these proteins:
- the Dus1l gene encoding tRNA-dihydrouridine(16/17) synthase [NAD(P)(+)]-like isoform X3, which yields MAEMTAWSSFAPSVERMPKLQGFEFWSHTLGGARHVVAPMVDQSELAWRLLSRRHGAQLCYTPMLHAQVFVRDANYRKENLYCEVCPEDRPLIVQFCANDPEVFVQAALLAQDYCDAIDLNLGCPQMIAKRGHYGAFLQEEWDLLQRMKIDKTVRYAQMLEKAGCQLLTVHGRTKEQKGPMAGTASWEHIKAVRKAVGIPVFANGNIRCLQDVERCIQDTGVQGVMSAEGNLHNPALFEGRSPAVWELAEEYLDIVQQYPCPLSYVRAHLFKLWHHTLQVHQQLREELAKVKTLEGVAAVNQALKRRCQEDISRQQEGVKPTGNLPAFHWICQPYIRPGPREGSKENSGGRSKRALEEEEGSMDGLSKNKLKKQLRNPHKTFDPSLKPKYAKCDQCGNPKGNRCVFNLCRGCCKKRAFRETADCPGHGLLFKTKLEKSLAWKGTQPGLQEPQQVRPGTPGGFSEVVGSALA from the exons ATGGCTGAAATGACAGCCTGGTCCTCTTTTGCCCCAAGTGTGGAGAGGATGCCCAAACTGCAGGGTTTTGAGTTTTGGAGCCACACCCTTGGGGGCGCTCGACATGTGGTGGCACCGATGGTGGACCAGAGCGAGCTGGCCTGGAGGCTGCTGAGCCGCCGCCACGGAGCCCAGCTGTGCTACACGCCCATGCTGCACGCCCAGGTCTTTGTCAGAGATGCCAACTACCGGAAAGAGAATCTGTACTGTGAAGTGTGCCCTGAGGACAGGCCTCTCATTGTGCAG TTCTGTGCCAATGACCCAGAGGTATTTGTCCAGGCAGCTCTCCTAGCACAAGATTACTGTGATGCCATTGACCTGAACTTGGGCTGCCCACAGATGATAGCCAAGAGAG GTCACTATGGCGCCTTTCTGCAGGAGGAGTGGGATCTTCTTCAAAGAATGA AGATTGACAAGACAGTGAGGTACGCGCAGATGCTGGAGAAGGCTGGCTGTCAG CTGCTGACTGTGCATGGACGCACCAAGGAGCAGAAGGGGCCCATGGCAGGAACAGCCTCCTGGGAGCACATCAAGGCAGTTCG GAAGGCCGTGGGGATCCCTGTGTTTGCCAATGGGAACATCCGGTGCCTGCAGGACGTGGAGCGGTGCATCCAGGACACGGGTGTGCAGGGGGTCATGAGCGCAG aGGGGAACCTGCACAACCCGGCCCTGTTCGAGGGCCGCAGCCCCGCGGTGTGGGAGCTGGCCGAGGAGTACCTGGACATTGTGCAGCAGTACCCGTGCCCGCTGTCCTACGTCCGGGCCCACCTCTTCAAGCTGTGGCACCACAC GCTGCAGGTACATCAGCAGCTTCGAGAGGAGCTGGCCAAGGTGAAGACCCTGGAAGGCGTGGCTGCTGTGAACCAGGCTCTAAAGCGTCGGTGCCAG GAGGACATATCTAGGCAGCAAGAAGGAGTGAAGCCAACTGGCAACTTACCTGCTTTCCACTGGATCTGCCAGCCCTACATCCGGCCAGG CCCTAGGGAAGGGAGCAAGGAGAACAGTGGTGGTCGAAGCAAGCGGGctctggaggaagaagagggcagCATGGATGGCTTATCCAAGAATAAGCTGAAGAAGCAGCTGAGAAACcctcacaaaacctttgatccttCCCTGAAAC ccaaatATGCCAAGTGTGACCAGTGTGGAAATCCAAAG GGCAATAGGTGTGTGTTTAACCTGTGCCGTGGCTGCTGCAAGAAACGAGCCTTCAGAGAAACAGCAGATTGCCCAG GTCATGGATTGCTTTTTAAGACCAAATTAGAGAAGTCTCTGGCCTGGAAAGGGacccagcctgggctgcaggagCCTCAGCAAGTGAGGCCTGGAACACCAGGTGGTTTCTCTGAAGTTGTGGGGAGTGCCCTAGCCTGA
- the Dus1l gene encoding tRNA-dihydrouridine(16/17) synthase [NAD(P)(+)]-like isoform X1 produces the protein MAEMTAWSSFAPSVERMPKLQGFEFWSHTLGGARHVVAPMVDQSELAWRLLSRRHGAQLCYTPMLHAQVFVRDANYRKENLYCEVCPEDRPLIVQFCANDPEVFVQAALLAQDYCDAIDLNLGCPQMIAKRGHYGAFLQEEWDLLQRMILLAHERLSVPVTCKIRVFPEIDKTVRYAQMLEKAGCQLLTVHGRTKEQKGPMAGTASWEHIKAVRKAVGIPVFANGNIRCLQDVERCIQDTGVQGVMSAEGNLHNPALFEGRSPAVWELAEEYLDIVQQYPCPLSYVRAHLFKLWHHTLQVHQQLREELAKVKTLEGVAAVNQALKRRCQEDISRQQEGVKPTGNLPAFHWICQPYIRPGPREGSKENSGGRSKRALEEEEGSMDGLSKNKLKKQLRNPHKTFDPSLKPKYAKCDQCGNPKGNRCVFNLCRGCCKKRAFRETADCPGHGLLFKTKLEKSLAWKGTQPGLQEPQQVRPGTPGGFSEVVGSALA, from the exons ATGGCTGAAATGACAGCCTGGTCCTCTTTTGCCCCAAGTGTGGAGAGGATGCCCAAACTGCAGGGTTTTGAGTTTTGGAGCCACACCCTTGGGGGCGCTCGACATGTGGTGGCACCGATGGTGGACCAGAGCGAGCTGGCCTGGAGGCTGCTGAGCCGCCGCCACGGAGCCCAGCTGTGCTACACGCCCATGCTGCACGCCCAGGTCTTTGTCAGAGATGCCAACTACCGGAAAGAGAATCTGTACTGTGAAGTGTGCCCTGAGGACAGGCCTCTCATTGTGCAG TTCTGTGCCAATGACCCAGAGGTATTTGTCCAGGCAGCTCTCCTAGCACAAGATTACTGTGATGCCATTGACCTGAACTTGGGCTGCCCACAGATGATAGCCAAGAGAG GTCACTATGGCGCCTTTCTGCAGGAGGAGTGGGATCTTCTTCAAAGAATGA TTCTGTTGGCTCATGAGAGACTCTCTGTTCCTGTCACATGCAAAATCCGTGTCTTCCCAGAGATTGACAAGACAGTGAGGTACGCGCAGATGCTGGAGAAGGCTGGCTGTCAG CTGCTGACTGTGCATGGACGCACCAAGGAGCAGAAGGGGCCCATGGCAGGAACAGCCTCCTGGGAGCACATCAAGGCAGTTCG GAAGGCCGTGGGGATCCCTGTGTTTGCCAATGGGAACATCCGGTGCCTGCAGGACGTGGAGCGGTGCATCCAGGACACGGGTGTGCAGGGGGTCATGAGCGCAG aGGGGAACCTGCACAACCCGGCCCTGTTCGAGGGCCGCAGCCCCGCGGTGTGGGAGCTGGCCGAGGAGTACCTGGACATTGTGCAGCAGTACCCGTGCCCGCTGTCCTACGTCCGGGCCCACCTCTTCAAGCTGTGGCACCACAC GCTGCAGGTACATCAGCAGCTTCGAGAGGAGCTGGCCAAGGTGAAGACCCTGGAAGGCGTGGCTGCTGTGAACCAGGCTCTAAAGCGTCGGTGCCAG GAGGACATATCTAGGCAGCAAGAAGGAGTGAAGCCAACTGGCAACTTACCTGCTTTCCACTGGATCTGCCAGCCCTACATCCGGCCAGG CCCTAGGGAAGGGAGCAAGGAGAACAGTGGTGGTCGAAGCAAGCGGGctctggaggaagaagagggcagCATGGATGGCTTATCCAAGAATAAGCTGAAGAAGCAGCTGAGAAACcctcacaaaacctttgatccttCCCTGAAAC ccaaatATGCCAAGTGTGACCAGTGTGGAAATCCAAAG GGCAATAGGTGTGTGTTTAACCTGTGCCGTGGCTGCTGCAAGAAACGAGCCTTCAGAGAAACAGCAGATTGCCCAG GTCATGGATTGCTTTTTAAGACCAAATTAGAGAAGTCTCTGGCCTGGAAAGGGacccagcctgggctgcaggagCCTCAGCAAGTGAGGCCTGGAACACCAGGTGGTTTCTCTGAAGTTGTGGGGAGTGCCCTAGCCTGA
- the Dus1l gene encoding tRNA-dihydrouridine(16/17) synthase [NAD(P)(+)]-like isoform X2: MPKLQGFEFWSHTLGGARHVVAPMVDQSELAWRLLSRRHGAQLCYTPMLHAQVFVRDANYRKENLYCEVCPEDRPLIVQFCANDPEVFVQAALLAQDYCDAIDLNLGCPQMIAKRGHYGAFLQEEWDLLQRMILLAHERLSVPVTCKIRVFPEIDKTVRYAQMLEKAGCQLLTVHGRTKEQKGPMAGTASWEHIKAVRKAVGIPVFANGNIRCLQDVERCIQDTGVQGVMSAEGNLHNPALFEGRSPAVWELAEEYLDIVQQYPCPLSYVRAHLFKLWHHTLQVHQQLREELAKVKTLEGVAAVNQALKRRCQEDISRQQEGVKPTGNLPAFHWICQPYIRPGPREGSKENSGGRSKRALEEEEGSMDGLSKNKLKKQLRNPHKTFDPSLKPKYAKCDQCGNPKGNRCVFNLCRGCCKKRAFRETADCPGHGLLFKTKLEKSLAWKGTQPGLQEPQQVRPGTPGGFSEVVGSALA; this comes from the exons ATGCCCAAACTGCAGGGTTTTGAGTTTTGGAGCCACACCCTTGGGGGCGCTCGACATGTGGTGGCACCGATGGTGGACCAGAGCGAGCTGGCCTGGAGGCTGCTGAGCCGCCGCCACGGAGCCCAGCTGTGCTACACGCCCATGCTGCACGCCCAGGTCTTTGTCAGAGATGCCAACTACCGGAAAGAGAATCTGTACTGTGAAGTGTGCCCTGAGGACAGGCCTCTCATTGTGCAG TTCTGTGCCAATGACCCAGAGGTATTTGTCCAGGCAGCTCTCCTAGCACAAGATTACTGTGATGCCATTGACCTGAACTTGGGCTGCCCACAGATGATAGCCAAGAGAG GTCACTATGGCGCCTTTCTGCAGGAGGAGTGGGATCTTCTTCAAAGAATGA TTCTGTTGGCTCATGAGAGACTCTCTGTTCCTGTCACATGCAAAATCCGTGTCTTCCCAGAGATTGACAAGACAGTGAGGTACGCGCAGATGCTGGAGAAGGCTGGCTGTCAG CTGCTGACTGTGCATGGACGCACCAAGGAGCAGAAGGGGCCCATGGCAGGAACAGCCTCCTGGGAGCACATCAAGGCAGTTCG GAAGGCCGTGGGGATCCCTGTGTTTGCCAATGGGAACATCCGGTGCCTGCAGGACGTGGAGCGGTGCATCCAGGACACGGGTGTGCAGGGGGTCATGAGCGCAG aGGGGAACCTGCACAACCCGGCCCTGTTCGAGGGCCGCAGCCCCGCGGTGTGGGAGCTGGCCGAGGAGTACCTGGACATTGTGCAGCAGTACCCGTGCCCGCTGTCCTACGTCCGGGCCCACCTCTTCAAGCTGTGGCACCACAC GCTGCAGGTACATCAGCAGCTTCGAGAGGAGCTGGCCAAGGTGAAGACCCTGGAAGGCGTGGCTGCTGTGAACCAGGCTCTAAAGCGTCGGTGCCAG GAGGACATATCTAGGCAGCAAGAAGGAGTGAAGCCAACTGGCAACTTACCTGCTTTCCACTGGATCTGCCAGCCCTACATCCGGCCAGG CCCTAGGGAAGGGAGCAAGGAGAACAGTGGTGGTCGAAGCAAGCGGGctctggaggaagaagagggcagCATGGATGGCTTATCCAAGAATAAGCTGAAGAAGCAGCTGAGAAACcctcacaaaacctttgatccttCCCTGAAAC ccaaatATGCCAAGTGTGACCAGTGTGGAAATCCAAAG GGCAATAGGTGTGTGTTTAACCTGTGCCGTGGCTGCTGCAAGAAACGAGCCTTCAGAGAAACAGCAGATTGCCCAG GTCATGGATTGCTTTTTAAGACCAAATTAGAGAAGTCTCTGGCCTGGAAAGGGacccagcctgggctgcaggagCCTCAGCAAGTGAGGCCTGGAACACCAGGTGGTTTCTCTGAAGTTGTGGGGAGTGCCCTAGCCTGA